TATCGCCCACCGTTTTGATCTCCCGTTGTGTAGCCTCCGAATAATACTGCTCGCTCTTGGGCAAAGATTGCCGGTCATCCACATACAGCGAGATCAGCACATAGTCATCCGTCAATCGCTCCAACACCTCTTTTTCCGACCACACCTTGTCTTCCATGCGGCGGCAATTGGTACAGGTCCAGCCCGTGAAGTCAAGCATCACCGGTTTGTCGTGCTCCCTGGCATAGGCAAGGCCTTCGTTCAGGTCGTGGAAGCAGGTGATCCCCTGGGGGCATTCACCCTGTTGAAAAACGGAATAGAATGTGGGTGGTATGAGCCCGCTCAGGAGAGTCAACTTTGAACCGCCCCAGATACCCGGAAGCATATAAACAGCAAAAACAAAGGCCATCACCCCTACACCCGCTTGCCCCCATTTGGGCCGCTTCCCGTTGAATACACCCAGCAGGTAAAGACTGAGCAGCAACGCGATGATCACCCAAAGAGCGATAAAGACTTCACGTTTCAACAGCCCCCAATGGTAGGCCTGATCCGGATTGGAGAAGAACTTCAGGGCAAAAGCCAACTCCAGGTACCCCAGGCTCACCTTCACCGTCTGCAACCAACTACCCGATTTCGGCAGGGAATTGAGCCAGGCCGGAAATGCTGCGAACAGGGCAAAGGGCAACGCCAGGGCAACGGCAAAACCCGTCATACCCACCAGCGGCCCCTGGATGTTGCCATGTACCGCTGTTTCCACCAGCAAGGTTCCAATGATCGGACCGGTACATGAAAATGAGACGATGCTCAGTGTGAATGCCATGAAGAAGATGCCGATGTACCCGCCACGGTTCGATAGCGTATCGATCTTGTTGGCCCATGAACCGGGCAGGGCGATCTCGAACGCACCGAAAAACGAAATGGCGAATACCAGGAAAATCACGAAGAACGCCAGGTTCATCGCCACGTTCGATGAAAGTTCGTTAAGGACCTGCGGACCGAGAGATGCAGTGACTGCGTAACCCAGACCCACATAAATAATAACGATGTTTAATGCATACAATAGGGCGTTGAACAATCCCTTCCTGTAGTTGGTGCTGGTTTTGGTGAAGAAGCTAACGGTGAGGGGGATGATGGGAAACACACATGGCGTCAGCAAAGCAATCAGGCCACCGATGAATCCTGCGAGAAAGATGGCCCACAGACTGAGGTCTTTCGTACTGTCTTCATTGGCCAACGTACCACAGTCATCGGAAAAGGTTTGTTCACCGGGCTCGGTCGATGTCGCTTTCCCTTCATCGGTTGACATCTCATCCCGATCAAATTTGCATTGGCCGGTTTGGATCTCACCCGGCACCAGGGGAATCTCAAATGTTTTGGAAACCGGTGGCAGACACTCGCCGTCTCGGCAGGTCATGTATTCAATGCTGCCTTTGACCACGGCACCTTCAGAAGTTGCAGTTACTGTTTGACAAAAGGAAACGCCTCCGCTGTATTGGATCAGGTCCATTTCGAAGAGCTCTTCATAGTATTTCTCCGCCTCCCCCTGCTCATTCACCTCCTGCTCCAGGCTGTAGCCATTCGGTTCATCAAAATGAAAGGATGTGGGAATCGGGCCGCCATCTTCAATATGTTGCGAGTAAAGGTGCCAGCCCTTGTCGATCTTCGCCTTGAACACCAACTCATATTGGTTGTCTCCGACCGGGTAAGCTTTCATGGTCCACTTTACCGGGTCGTATACCTGGCTCCATGCAAAGGATGTAGAAACCCAAAGGAATAAGATGAATGCGAATACCGCCTTGCTGCTTATATACTTCATGTCACAGAAATTCGAGGAGCATTTCAAAGATACAAAATGCCGCTATTCACTGAGTTCTTGGCCTTCCGCCAGCGCAAACTTGCGGCGAAAGAACCAAACACAGGCGTAAAACGGACCGGTGTCCAGCAATGCCACGATGGCCTTGAACAGGAATCCATTTATAAAAAGAGACTGGAACCTGTCCCAGGCTATTGCACCGAAACCACATAAAAGCAAAAGGATGGTGAGCGTATCGGCCAGTTGAGAGAACAACGTGGAAAAATTGTTACGCACCCAAAGATGCTTGCCTTTGGTAAGCCGCTTCCAGAAATGGAACAAGCGTATGTCGATGAACTGAGCGAAAAGGTATGCGATCATGGAAGATCCTACGGATAGGCCCGTCATCCCAAAAACTTTTTCGAAGGTCTCGTTCGGGACGGGCGACCAGGAAGTGGCAGGAACCACCGCAGCCAGAATCACAATGCCCATGACAAACACACTGGACACAAGTCCGGCCATCACCACCTGGTCTGCCTTCTTGCGACCGTATATTTCAGAAATGATGTCGGTTACCAGAAAAGTGATCGGATACGGGAGGATGCCCACCGATATCTGGAAAGTATAAATACCAAAGGGTGTCCAGTAGAAGAACTTCTGGAAAATGAGGTTGCAGGACACCAGTGAGGCGATGAAAATTCCTGCGAGAAAGAGATACCACCTGTCGGCGGCAATTTTTATATTCCTGTCCATTAAAAATTGGCTGCAGTGATTGCACCGCAGCCAATTTAGCCATTACGTACCGGAATCTAAAAAATACTTACCTGGCGAATGCAGTGGATCGGGATGATCCGACCACCTTTCAATATGATGTTTCCCTCTGTAGTGGCCCAGATTGTTGTTTCAACGCGCTTCAATCCTTCTTCCACTTCGAACAAAATCTTGACTTTTCTTCTGTACACATTCCCCAAAGATGTGGCAATTTCCAAGAGCTTTTTGCGGGTTGTAATTTCCTCCTTGTCGTTCAATACTTCAGATTTCTTAAACCGCATTCCACCCAAATGCTCTTTTTCCACGGTAATGGCTTGAGCAAACATTTCCTGTCCTGACATAGGTTTATGAATTAATAGATAAGTAATGGGAAAGAAATCTTCCCTTGGGATAGAAACGTAAGCTAGAAAATTTTGGTTTCAATGTCAAGCAAGATTTTTTCCGCCAAGACACCTTTATTTATTGACATTTTACAGATCCATCTTCCAGGATAGCTGCAGGACGCGCTTCGTGCCTGGTTTTACCTTAAACCGCTCGTCAACCCTGCATCCTGCAATCCAAACCACCTTATTCCCAGACAAAATCAAGGGCACCTCTTCACGGGCAGCCCGGTCCATTTTAATGTCGGTGAAGAAATCACTCAACTTTTTGCTGCCTTTGAGGCCGAGCGGACGGAAAGTGTCTCCTTTCTTCCAATACCTGACGGTCAGCACCTGACCGCACGTATCAGCATCTAGGCAGGCAATGGCCGGGT
The DNA window shown above is from Flavobacteriales bacterium and carries:
- a CDS encoding thioredoxin family protein, producing MKYISSKAVFAFILFLWVSTSFAWSQVYDPVKWTMKAYPVGDNQYELVFKAKIDKGWHLYSQHIEDGGPIPTSFHFDEPNGYSLEQEVNEQGEAEKYYEELFEMDLIQYSGGVSFCQTVTATSEGAVVKGSIEYMTCRDGECLPPVSKTFEIPLVPGEIQTGQCKFDRDEMSTDEGKATSTEPGEQTFSDDCGTLANEDSTKDLSLWAIFLAGFIGGLIALLTPCVFPIIPLTVSFFTKTSTNYRKGLFNALLYALNIVIIYVGLGYAVTASLGPQVLNELSSNVAMNLAFFVIFLVFAISFFGAFEIALPGSWANKIDTLSNRGGYIGIFFMAFTLSIVSFSCTGPIIGTLLVETAVHGNIQGPLVGMTGFAVALALPFALFAAFPAWLNSLPKSGSWLQTVKVSLGYLELAFALKFFSNPDQAYHWGLLKREVFIALWVIIALLLSLYLLGVFNGKRPKWGQAGVGVMAFVFAVYMLPGIWGGSKLTLLSGLIPPTFYSVFQQGECPQGITCFHDLNEGLAYAREHDKPVMLDFTGWTCTNCRRMEDKVWSEKEVLERLTDDYVLISLYVDDRQSLPKSEQYYSEATQREIKTVGDKWSELQVTEYDKLSQPWYVLIDTDMNLLANPRGYTPSADEYRRFLDEGLCRFGKKNL
- a CDS encoding queuosine precursor transporter, which encodes MDRNIKIAADRWYLFLAGIFIASLVSCNLIFQKFFYWTPFGIYTFQISVGILPYPITFLVTDIISEIYGRKKADQVVMAGLVSSVFVMGIVILAAVVPATSWSPVPNETFEKVFGMTGLSVGSSMIAYLFAQFIDIRLFHFWKRLTKGKHLWVRNNFSTLFSQLADTLTILLLLCGFGAIAWDRFQSLFINGFLFKAIVALLDTGPFYACVWFFRRKFALAEGQELSE